In Mobula hypostoma chromosome 10, sMobHyp1.1, whole genome shotgun sequence, a single genomic region encodes these proteins:
- the LOC134352765 gene encoding gastrula zinc finger protein XlCGF52.1-like isoform X1, producing MTDHCDSKVGIRKRKDGVYTKFRGRSTTEEKNGASVPANRCHERETDATGVERMGDWGSSWDTVSDPKLSGVLRPQVVLQRLRLPPGKHRVSAMNGISNQTTGQDSECGRDFSQASGQLRGQDSQTREKRWECGECGKGFDYPCLLEIHYRSHTGERPFICPVCGKGFPHSSHLGKHRRVHTGQRPFTCTVCGKGFSDSSSLRKHQRVHTGERPYICSTCGKGFSQATSLRYHKRVHTRERPFICTLCGKDFSHSSNLWNHKRIHIAERPFTCSVCGKGFTHSSSLRRHQHVHTGEKPFVCSVCGKGFSQTSNLKNHKRVHTGERPFVCSVCGKGFSHSTNLRKHKRVHSVEKPFACSVCGEGFTESNKLVTHQQVHCKDRSSPVDRGKDSMGQTS from the exons GTCTACCACCGAGGAAAAGAATGGAGCCAGTGTCCCAGCCAACAGATGCCATGAGAGGGAAACAGATGCCACAGGAGTAGAGAGAATGGGCGACTGGGGGAGCTCGTGGGACACGGTGTCTGATCCAAAGTTGTCAGGGGTGCTGAGGCCGCAGGTCGTACTGCAGAGATTACGACTTCCACCCGGGAAACACAG GGTCTCTGCAATGAACGGAATTTCAAACCAAACAACAGGTCAAGATTCTGAATGTGGACGAGACTTCAGCCAGGCATCCGGACAGTTGAGAGGCCAGGATAGTCAAACCAGAGAGAAACGGTGGGAATGTggggaatgtgggaagggatttgattacccatgccttctggaaattcaTTACCGCagtcacaccggggagaggccattcatctgccccgtgtgtgggaagggattcccGCATTCATCCCACCTGGGTAAGCATCGCCGCGTTCACACCGGTCAGAGGCCATTTACCTGCACtgtgtgtgggaaaggattctCGGATTCATCCAGTTTGAGGAAGCATCAacgtgttcacactggggagaggccatatATCTGCTCGACATGTGGAAAAGGATTCTCTCAGGCAACCAGCTTGAGGTACCACAAGCGAGTCCACACCAGGGAGCGGCCATTTATCTGCACTCTGTGTGGGAAAGATTTCTCACACTCCTCCAACCTGTGGAACCATAAGCGCATTCACATCGCTGAGAGGCCGTTTACCTGTTCtgtctgtgggaaaggattcactcattcctccagtctgagaagacATCAGcatgttcacactggggagaagccatttgtctgctctgtgtgtgggaaggggttcaGCCAAACATCAAATCTGAAGAATCACAAACGTGTCCACACGGGGGAGAGGCCATTTGTCTGCTCtgtgtgtgggaaaggattctCTCATTCCACCAACTTGAGGAAACACAAGCGAGTTCACTCTGTGGAGAAGCCGTTTGCCTGCTCCGTGTGTGGAGAGGGATTCACTGAATCTAACAAGCTAGTgacacaccagcaagttcactgCAAGGACAGGTCCTCCCCTGTAGATAGGGGAAAGGATTCTATGGGTCAGACTTCATAA
- the LOC134352765 gene encoding zinc finger protein 239-like isoform X2, whose protein sequence is MGDWGSSWDTVSDPKLSGVLRPQVVLQRLRLPPGKHRVSAMNGISNQTTGQDSECGRDFSQASGQLRGQDSQTREKRWECGECGKGFDYPCLLEIHYRSHTGERPFICPVCGKGFPHSSHLGKHRRVHTGQRPFTCTVCGKGFSDSSSLRKHQRVHTGERPYICSTCGKGFSQATSLRYHKRVHTRERPFICTLCGKDFSHSSNLWNHKRIHIAERPFTCSVCGKGFTHSSSLRRHQHVHTGEKPFVCSVCGKGFSQTSNLKNHKRVHTGERPFVCSVCGKGFSHSTNLRKHKRVHSVEKPFACSVCGEGFTESNKLVTHQQVHCKDRSSPVDRGKDSMGQTS, encoded by the exons ATGGGCGACTGGGGGAGCTCGTGGGACACGGTGTCTGATCCAAAGTTGTCAGGGGTGCTGAGGCCGCAGGTCGTACTGCAGAGATTACGACTTCCACCCGGGAAACACAG GGTCTCTGCAATGAACGGAATTTCAAACCAAACAACAGGTCAAGATTCTGAATGTGGACGAGACTTCAGCCAGGCATCCGGACAGTTGAGAGGCCAGGATAGTCAAACCAGAGAGAAACGGTGGGAATGTggggaatgtgggaagggatttgattacccatgccttctggaaattcaTTACCGCagtcacaccggggagaggccattcatctgccccgtgtgtgggaagggattcccGCATTCATCCCACCTGGGTAAGCATCGCCGCGTTCACACCGGTCAGAGGCCATTTACCTGCACtgtgtgtgggaaaggattctCGGATTCATCCAGTTTGAGGAAGCATCAacgtgttcacactggggagaggccatatATCTGCTCGACATGTGGAAAAGGATTCTCTCAGGCAACCAGCTTGAGGTACCACAAGCGAGTCCACACCAGGGAGCGGCCATTTATCTGCACTCTGTGTGGGAAAGATTTCTCACACTCCTCCAACCTGTGGAACCATAAGCGCATTCACATCGCTGAGAGGCCGTTTACCTGTTCtgtctgtgggaaaggattcactcattcctccagtctgagaagacATCAGcatgttcacactggggagaagccatttgtctgctctgtgtgtgggaaggggttcaGCCAAACATCAAATCTGAAGAATCACAAACGTGTCCACACGGGGGAGAGGCCATTTGTCTGCTCtgtgtgtgggaaaggattctCTCATTCCACCAACTTGAGGAAACACAAGCGAGTTCACTCTGTGGAGAAGCCGTTTGCCTGCTCCGTGTGTGGAGAGGGATTCACTGAATCTAACAAGCTAGTgacacaccagcaagttcactgCAAGGACAGGTCCTCCCCTGTAGATAGGGGAAAGGATTCTATGGGTCAGACTTCATAA